One Tachysurus fulvidraco isolate hzauxx_2018 chromosome 2, HZAU_PFXX_2.0, whole genome shotgun sequence DNA segment encodes these proteins:
- the smarcd1 gene encoding SWI/SNF-related matrix-associated actin-dependent regulator of chromatin subfamily D member 1 yields MAARGGFQQAASGGGGGGAMGPGPPVPGGGGPGMAPGTPAGRMVPAGPQNPMYRSPMPGPGYPRPGMPPANRMTPQGPPMGPPGYSASPVPRPGMPVMDPSRKRPAPPQLPQQVQQQQNRNQHAKKKKMADKILPQRIRELVPESQAYMDLLAFERKLDQTIMRKRLDIQEALKRPIKQKRKLRIFISNTFNPAKPDAEDGEGTVASWELRVEGRLLEDTAVSKYEATKQKRKFSSFFKSLVIELDKDLYGPDNHLVEWHRTPTTQETDGFQVKRPGDVGVRCTVLLMLDYQPPQFKLDPRLARMLGIHTQTRPVIIQALWQYVKTHKLQDPHEREFINCDKYLQQIFETQRMKFSEIPQRLHALLMPPEPIIINHVISVDPNDQKKTACYDIDVEVDDTLKTQMNSFLLSTASQQEIAGLDNKIHETIETINQLKTQREFMLSFARDPQGFINDWLQSQCRDLKTMTDVVGNPEEERRAEFYFQPWAQEAVCRYFYSKVQQRRQELEQALGIRNT; encoded by the exons ATGGCGGCTCGAGGTGGTTTCCAACAAGCGGCTTCTGGAGGCGGTGGAGGCGGCGCAATGGGACCAGGACCTCCAGTACCGGGTGGAGGAGGACCGGGTATGGCTCCTGGAACTCCTGCGGGAAGGATGGTACCAGCAGGACCGCAGAATCCAATGTATCGCTCCCCGATGCCTGGGCCAGGATACCCG AGACCCGGGATGCCCCCAGCAAACCGGATGACTCCTCAAGGCCCACCCATGGGTCCTCCAGGCTACAGCGCTAGTCCAGTACCTCGCCCTGGAATGCCAGTCATGGACCCATCACGCAAGAGGCCTGCGCCACCTCAGCTCCCACAGCAGGTCCAGCAACAACAGAACCGCAACCAACA tgccaagaagaagaagatggctGATAAAATTCTACCTCAGAGA ATCAGAGAGCTAGTTCCCGAGTCTCAGGCTTACATGGATCTGCTAGCCTTTGAGAGGAAGCTGGATCAAACCATCATGCGCAAGAGACTCGATATCCAGGAGGCACTGAAGAGACCCATCAAG CAAAAACGAAAGCTGCGTATTTTTATCTCCAACACTTTCAACCCTGCCAAGCCGGACGCCGAGGACGGCGAGGGAACTGTAGCATCATGGGAGCTGCGAGTGGAAGGACGGCTGCTCGAGGAC ACTGCTGTATCTAAATACGAGGCCACCAAGCAGAAAAGGAAGTTTTCCTCTTTCTTCAAGTCTTTAGTGATCGAATTGGACAAAGACCTCTACGGGCCTGACAATCATTTGGTAGAG TGGCACAGAACACCCACTACTCAGGAGACTGACGGCTTTCAGGTGAAAAGGCCCGGAGACGTGGGAGTGCGCTGTACTGTCCTCCTCATGCTTGACTACCAG CCTCCTCAGTTCAAGCTGGACCCCAGACTGGCACGCATGCTGGGCATCCATACCCAGACCAGACCCGTCATCATCCAGGCTCTGTGGCAGTACGTGAAGACGCACAAACTGCAGGACCCACATGAGCGTGAGTTCATCAACTGTGACAAATACCTCCAGCAG ATCTTTGAGACTCAGAGGATGAAGTTTTCTGAGATTCCTCAGCGGCTGCACGCCCTGCTGATGCCTCCCGAACCGATCATCATCAACCATGTCATAAG CGTGGACCCGAATGACCAGAAGAAGACGGCTTGCTACGATATCGACGTCGAAGTAGACGATACACTCAAGACCCAGATGAACTCTTTTCTGCTGTCCACTGCCAGTCAGCAGGAGATTGCAGGCTTGGATAACAAG ATTCACGAGACCATTGAGACCATCAATCAGCTGAAGACTCAGAGGGAGTTTATGCTGAGCTTTGCCCGTGACCCTCAGGGCTTTATCAACGACTGGCTGCAGTCCCAGTGCAGGGACCTCAAG ACCATGACCGATGTGGTTGGAAACCccgaagaagagagaagagctgAGTTCTATTTCCAGCCATGGGCTCAAGAGGCTGTGTGTCGCTACTTCTACTCCAAG GTCCAGCAGAGGAGACAGGAGCTGGAGCAAGCACTGGGCATCAGGAACACATAA